A window of Streptomyces broussonetiae genomic DNA:
TCACCGTCCCCAAGACCTGGGACGACTTCAAGAAGGCCGCAGAGAAGGTCAAGAAGCAGGACAAGAACATCCGGCTGGCCTCCCTGCCCAAGAACGACCCCGGCCTGCTCGCGGCCCTTGCCTGGCAGGCGGGCGGCAAGTGGTTCGGCACCCGGGGCGACGCCTGGAAGACCGGCGTGGACGACGCCGCCACCAAGAAGGTCACCGCCTACTGGGACGACCTGGTCAGGAACGACCTCGTGCAGACCCTCACCGGCTACAGCCCCGAGGAGACCAAGTCCCGCGCCCAGGGCAGTACCCTCTCCTACCTGGGCGCCTCCTGGTCGGCCGGCGGCATGAAAACCGCCCTGCCCGACCTCAAGGGCAAGTGGGCCGCCGCCCCCATGCCCAACTGGGGCACCCCCGCCGTCGGCAACTACGGCGGCACCTCCTACGGCGTACTCAAGGGCAGCAGGCATGTCGAGGCCGCCACCGAGTTCATCACCTGGCTCACCACGAACAAGGCCGGCGTGGAGGCCCGGCTCGCCGACCTGACGTCACCGAGCAGCGCCCTGCCCGCCAACCCGGACATGCGCAAGGTCGCCGCGGCCAGGTTCGACACCTCCTACCTCAACGGCCAGGACCTCTACGGCCTCGCCTCCCAGCAGGCGGACACGATCGTGCCCGGCTGGACCTGGGGCCCCGACCAGATGGACGTCTACACCGCCATCCAGGACGCCACCGCCAAGTCCGGCTTCACCGCGGGCGTCGAGGCGGGCGAGAAGAAGGCCGAGTCGGGCATCACCGACCGCGGCCTCAAGCTCGCCGAGTAGATCCTCATCGGGGCCCCGCATGCCGGGACCCCGGGCAAGGAGAGGGCGCGCGGGTGCGGTGCGCTGAGGGGGCGCGCCGCACCCGCCCCGCCGGCTCCGGCCCGGACCGCGCGGATCCGAACCGTGAAGACCCCGCCTTCCCCACCCGCCGCATCCTCCTCGCTTCCGACTCGTCCGCCCCCGCCCCGCCTTCGAAGGAGCCGCTGTGGCAGCACCCCTGGCCCGAACCGCCGGACCGCCCGGCGCACAGCACGGCCCGGCCGCCGGACCGCAGTCCGCCGAGCCGGCCGCGGCCGTCCGGCCCAGCCGCGGCCGGCGCCGGGCCGCAGCCCTGCTCATCACGCCGTTCTTCGTCCTGTT
This region includes:
- a CDS encoding ABC transporter substrate-binding protein, coding for MTRTPRSFCTVATAAVAALGLLATACGGGSGSTGDASDGKPVTIDYWTWTLGAKSTVDAFNRTHKDIKVRFTEIPSSTEGYSKLANAVQAGNAPDVATIEYQMVPEFASQGNLIDLTKYAGQTVKTKFPQSVQSLVTFGGRTWTVPYDVAPQLFYYRTDLFKKYGITVPKTWDDFKKAAEKVKKQDKNIRLASLPKNDPGLLAALAWQAGGKWFGTRGDAWKTGVDDAATKKVTAYWDDLVRNDLVQTLTGYSPEETKSRAQGSTLSYLGASWSAGGMKTALPDLKGKWAAAPMPNWGTPAVGNYGGTSYGVLKGSRHVEAATEFITWLTTNKAGVEARLADLTSPSSALPANPDMRKVAAARFDTSYLNGQDLYGLASQQADTIVPGWTWGPDQMDVYTAIQDATAKSGFTAGVEAGEKKAESGITDRGLKLAE